The DNA window GGTGGTAAAAAATGAAAGTTCTAGTTATTAATCCACCAAACATGCCATTTAGTGAAAAAAGTTTGCTAATTGAACCAATCGATGTTTTAACAGTTGCAACTTTTATTCAATCATCAAATAACACAGTAAAAGTAATTGATATGGATGTAAAAAAGTTAGCACCAAAACAAATAAAACAAATAATAAAACAATTCCAACCTGAATTAACTATAATTCCTTTTGATTATCATATTCCTTTGCACACATCAAATGCAGTTAAAGGAGTTAATATTATTTCAAAAATTGCAAAAGATAATAATTCCAAAGTTATTGTAGGTGGAAAAACTCCAAAACATAAACCAGAATTATTTTTAAGAAATTATGCAGACATAATTATCAATACAGAAATGGAACCTGTGTTAAAACAATTAATCGAAACTAATTTTCAAAATTTAAAACAAATTCAAGGCATCAGTTATTTAGAAAAAAATAAATTAAAAATCAATATTTCCTGCTGTAAAAAAATAAACTTAGATTCCTTGCCAGTACCAGATAGATCTTTAATTGATATAACTGATTATATTGAAGTTAGAACTATTCTTTCAAGCAGAGGTTGTTTTGGGAAATGTGGTTTTTGTGCGACACCTAATTTTTGGGGATGTTGGAGAGCAAAATCTGCTGAAAATGTAGTAAAAGAAATTGAATATTTAATACAAAAATTTAATGCGAAAAAAATTCTTTTTCTTGACGACAATGCAACTGTTGATAAAGACAGAATGAAACAAATATCTAAATTATTAATTCAAAAAAATATCAAATGTAAATTTGGTTGTTTAGGTACAATTTCAACTTTTGATATAACTACTATGAAACTTATGCATCAAGCAGGTTTTAGGTGGATTCATTATGGTTGTGAATTTGCAAGTCAAAAAGTTTTAGATAGCTTAAAAAAAGGAATAACTCCAGATCAAATCAAAAAAACAATAATAGAAACAAAAAAAATTGGTTTTCGA is part of the Candidatus Woesearchaeota archaeon genome and encodes:
- a CDS encoding B12-binding domain-containing radical SAM protein, coding for MKVLVINPPNMPFSEKSLLIEPIDVLTVATFIQSSNNTVKVIDMDVKKLAPKQIKQIIKQFQPELTIIPFDYHIPLHTSNAVKGVNIISKIAKDNNSKVIVGGKTPKHKPELFLRNYADIIINTEMEPVLKQLIETNFQNLKQIQGISYLEKNKLKINISCCKKINLDSLPVPDRSLIDITDYIEVRTILSSRGCFGKCGFCATPNFWGCWRAKSAENVVKEIEYLIQKFNAKKILFLDDNATVDKDRMKQISKLLIQKNIKCKFGCLGTISTFDITTMKLMHQAGFRWIHYGCEFASQKVLDSLKKGITPDQIKKTIIETKKIGFRVRTSWIFDLPNADEKGLKNTIELILKTQPDEIRAHFLALRVGSEYNSKTNCLKQQYIHNSKPNEEIKRDLNIKTIQENLDILIKQLINKNYVLVKNVKDWRNVKKLQNKNKSVKFISLCPSRYGVCW